A stretch of DNA from Diospyros lotus cultivar Yz01 chromosome 14, ASM1463336v1, whole genome shotgun sequence:
CCATCCTTCCACACATAGGGTTTTTCCCAAAGGCCCCTTTTGAGCTTAACCTTGGGACAACACCATTGACAGAGGAAACGCACCGTCTTTTTTCAGGAAAGAGCACCATACCCTCACACAACCATGCCATGTGTTCTTGTCATTCTAATGTCTATAAATAACCCCCAACTCTTCATTTACTAGGGACAAACAAAATATGCCTAAGTTAAGCAAGCCATAGTAACAACCCTAGAGTGAGACTTTTCTCATTTATCACACATTCCCTTCGCACAACATTTCTGCACTTTACTACTATATCTTATATTAAATGGAGACCTcatttgacttaagcatcacaGGATTAGTGAGAGAGAAATCCTTGTGTGTTTCTGATTGCTTTATGTTTTGTAGACTTATCCACAAGGTGAAAGATCTCCCAATGTCTCACAACAAtcttcattcttccaattcccTAGCTTTCTTAGCTAGCGGATCAAGCCATTTTCAAGCCAGTAGACCGAGTCCACCTTAGACAACTTCCTTTCCCCCCAAGTTTTGCAAACAAGACAGGAAAGCCAACAGATGCCTCCCGTTCTTCTAATTGCTCGATGAGTTTCtccaaaacaaacaaattttaattgttatattccAAAAATAACAACTATGGATGGGTGTGAACCTCTCTTTCGTACTTTAACTTTTGTTGGGTTTGAATGTGAGAtagagagaagaaagataaagaaaagagagggagaataAATAGTGAAGTAAAATGGACAAAGAGATTAAAGATAAGTGagagagaaatataaaaatattttagttaatttatgacttttaacaataataaaaaaatgagaaaccACCTAAAAAAATTGTAGAGGATAAGGCTTCCAAAGCTTTTCCAACAACCATGTCTCTTTCTGATAGTGAAATAAAAAGGACAAATAAAAATAGGGAtagaaaagagataaatttaagaCTATTTGagttaataaaaatagagatagaaaagagataaaatgtatatgattattatatattttcaatgtttATGTCATATATATGGCATAATTCATTATGCAAACAAATTGAGAATATGGAAAATAAGAATATGAAGTTAGAAGTTGtcatattgaaaaatataaaaaatatttatatagaagTAAAGTGTCAAATAAGTCGTTGCATTTTAGCATGGGGCTAAATTAGTTTGTGTATTTTAAAATAGTCAATAAGTTATTGTACTTTTAAACCGAGTCatgttaattattatagttGATATTATCTTAACAATGTTAACAacatttcaattcaattaataatgttaattctatttctaatcaATCGtaatttaaaaatctaataaaaaactAGATTCATAATGAGAACGGTTTGTAATCTAAATTCTTGGGTTGAATATATTAAGGGTGCATTATGTAACACCTTggatttttaagataaattagaaaaataggatttgtcattttagataaacaaaaattggCTTAATGGAAAATTCATATTACTTTGAGGGTATTTTGGGTAATTTGTCAAGAGGTTCTGTTTAATGTAATTTTCCCAAAGTGCGAGGCCTTAGTGCCATTGTTTAAAGATTGTTAGTATTTTTGcataattcttgaaaattttaaaggcTTATTAAGTAAAAGTTTAAATTGATGtgggtttaagtataatttacAAAAGTTATAAGTGTAATATATCAAAAGTAGAGGGAGAAAACAAAAGGGATAAACTAGAATTTAGCAAATTGAAGGTGTAAAAGTGCAGTTTTGGATAAATCTGCAAGTTGCACTGCCACTAGCATTGGCTGAATCTTGAGGATTCGGCCTGAGGGTGATGAAAACGGTGATAAATGGCTATGATTTGAGGGTTTGGGCAATATGAATGATGGAGATTTGCTATACAAAAAGATGAAGATTTAATCGAAAATTAGAAGACAAATTGACCATGTTTTGATCGATAATATTGAGAGGTTTGGATATAAGGCTTTTGTGGAAGGGATGACAAGGAGGAAGGGATTgggagaaaatggagaaaaaaataacacatttcGAGTAGGTTTTGAGACTTGCCAGTTTGACAAGGTAGCAGTGCCCAAATTGACGTGaggagaagaggaaaagaagaaaagagaagaaagaaagaggaaaagaaggaTGAGCAGCATCAATTAcaagaaagaggaaaagaataATAATGCATAGCTTCAAACATAATCAAGTACTACAAGATATGAGCATCAATTACAAGATATGAGCACATTTTATTTTGTAGGATGCTTACAGGTATAAGATGttgtgaatttttttaatattaatttatgtaaaaagacaaaatatattTCTTGACACTTGATGATCATATCATGTGATATTATTATTCAGGAGTTGTTTTGattaccaaatattttattttattttatgttgaatCTTTGAATCTTTTCACTGCCAGGAATCCTCTCTTTCATGGGATTCCCTCCCTCTACTGGGAATCCATTCCTGCTTGTATGCCCACAACGGATGGCTGCCGTGTGTTGTGGGCATACGAGcactgttttcttcttcttcttcttcttcttcttcttcttctttcgaGTGAAGCGTTGAATACAgcagaaacaacaaaaagagagGACGGGCAGAATGGGTTTCTGGCAGGAGTTTGTGGCCGGGGGGCTGGGCGGCATGGCCGGAATAATCACCGGTTATCCGCTCGATACGCTCCGAATGCTCCGGCAGTACAAGCGCCTTTCCACTCCGACTTCGGCGTTGGCCATCCTCCGGCGGGTGGTCGCAACCGACGGACCCCTTGCCCTCTACCGCGGCATGTCCGCTCCTCTCGCCTCCGTCACTTTTCAGGTTCCTTCACtaaccctcctcctcctcatctgTCCCAAAGATATTTAAGTTACCCAAATTCCTTTTTCAGCCCCAATTCCGATTGCCTCTCTTCTTGGTTCCTTTCATTaagatttttgttattttcagttTCTGGGTTTTTTCTTCATGACTTTGGTTATGACAACTACTACTTTTGAGCTCTTATTTTTTTGCTTCCTTCTCCATGCCTATCTAGCTCTCTCTCCCAAGCAGAGCCAGTGCCTACCCTTTACTCCCTATCataaataatgatattatttccTTCAACGTGTCTTTCGGAGTCCCTAACTTTTAGAGTGAATGAATCATCGGATTTGGTGGGACTAATTAGCAGCAGCAATATTCCTATCGCTCTAAGCTGTACTTGTTTTTTGGCAATGCAGAATGCCGTGGCTTTCCAGAACTACGCAGTCTTGTCCCGGGTGTTCGACTCTAAGGTGGCTGCCTCAGACCCCCCTTCCTTCAAAGGAGTCGCCCTCGGAGGCATCGGCACAGGCGCCATCCAAAGCCTAATGCTCACACCCGTCGAACTCCTCAAGATCCGCCTCCAACTCAGCACCACCAACCACAGAGGTTCCCTGTCTcctctaaaaatttaattaatttgtacaTACAGAATTGCCTTCTATcactattgttattatttttactctcaaagAACAATGACAGGTCCGGCTAGCCTCGCCAGAACCATATTCCGAACCGAAGGCTTCCGGGGACTTTACAGAGGCCTCACGGTCACAGTCCTCCGGGACGCCCCCGCCCACGGCGTCTACTTCTGGACATACGAGTACGCGCGGGAGAAGCTGCACCCGGGGTGCCGGAAGAGCGGCCAGGAGAGCTTCCATACCATGCTGGTCGCCGGAGGCCTAGCCGGAGTGGCGAGCTGGATTTGTTGCTACCCTTTGGATGTGATCAAGACTAGGATTCAGGCCGATCCGCAGCCAAGATACAGGGGAATCGTAGATTGCTTCCGGAGGAGCGTAGAGGAAGAGGGCTTCGGTGTAATGTGGAGAGGATTGGGGACTGCAGTTGCAAGAGCTTTTGTAGTGAATGGGGCCATTTTCACTGCTTATGAAACCGCTCTGAGATTCTTTTAACACCAATGCCGCCGCCAACAACTATCATACTAAAGCATGAAATTATGATTATTACATCTTCtcaatgtttatatatatatatatatatatgacataaTTCATTATGCAAACAAATTGAGAATATGGAAAAcgagaatataaaattagaagttGTTATAttggaaaatataaaaaatatttatatcaaaagtaAAGTGTCAAATAAGTCGTTATATTTTAACATCGGGTTAAATTAGTTTGTGCActttaaaataatcaataaattatttttttttaaattcagtCACGTTGACTATTACAGTTGATATTGTCTTATCAATgttaacaatattttaattcaattaataatgttaattttatttctaattaaactgtaattcaaaaatttaataaaaatttagattcAGAATGCATTGAATAAAAGAACGGCTTGTAATCTAAATTCTTAGGTTGAATATATTAAGGGTGCAATATGTAACACCttgaatttttaagataaattaaaaaaatagcatttgtCATTTTAGATAAACAAAATTGGCTTAATGGAAAATTTCTATTACTTTGAAGGTATTTTGGGTAATTTGTCAAGAGGTTctgtttaatgtgattttttcAAAGTGTAAGGccttagtgtaattttttaaagattgtTAGGATTTTTGcataattcttgaaaattttcaaggCTTATTAAGTAAAAACTTAAATTGCGGTGGGTTTAAGCATAATTTACAAAAGTTATAAGTGTAATATATCAAAAGTACAAAAAAAGGGGGAGTTAAACAAGAATTTAGCAAATTGAAGgtgtaaaagtgtaattttggaaaaatatacaaGTTGCACCGCCGTTAGCCACTCGACCTAATGGTGAAGAAAATGGTGATAAACGATTATGATTTGAGGGTTTGGGCAATATAGACGATGGGAATTTGCTAGATAAAAAGATGAAGGTTTAGTAAAAAATTAGAAGACAAATTAACCATGTTTTGATAAGTTTTTAGAGGTTTGGATATAAGGATTTTGTAGAAGTGATCACAATGAAGGGATTgggaaaaaatggagaaaaaatattacattttgaGCAATTTTTGAGATTTGCCAGTTTGACAATGCAGCAATGCCCAAATTGAcgtgaaaataagaaaaaaaagaaaagaaaagagaacaaaGTAAGAGGAAAAGAGGAAAGGGGATAGaggaagagaaatgaagaagaaagaggaaagaaatgTCACGAAAATGATTGCTACAATCTCTAGCAATGAAGAGTTTGCCAAATAAAATGATCGAAAGTTGGGACTTTGTTGAGCTCACGTGGCACAAGCACTATAAGTCAAGCCCAAGGCATATGCAATAAATGGgccatgaaaaaaaataaaagaaaagagaaaaaattattaaaaaaaaagataaatacagATATTTGGGAATATACTAAGtgttcaaaaacattttaagGTTCGAGAAAATAATTTCGAAAGCATCAAGGCCACAACAAAAAGAGCTAAAAGCTAATGCATAGCGTCAAACATAATCAAGTTACGAGATATGAGCATTTTATTTGCATAATTGACATGAAATACATGCTTGCATAGCATTATGTTGAATAATATGATATAAGGTGTGGAAAATGGTCTTTCACATGTTGGTTTGTGCATTCTGATATTATTCGTGTTGAAATTGGTTTTACATAACATTATGTCGATATGGAAAATAGTCTTAATTACATGTGtcaggttttatttttaaaaaaattcatatgaaTGTGTAATTTTGTGATATTCTAATACTATCCAttctttgaaattgattaatcATGTCACATATTTCGTGCAAAAATGTCTTTCAAACATATAGTTCACCCTCAaatgtatgttttttttataaaatatatatatatatatatgtgtgtgtgtgtaataacAGATGATCCACAAAAAAAGGTATTGGTTGAAGAACAAGtatgaaaataacaaagttgTTCCTTAGAGTTTCATATTCAATTGCATGATTATAattcaatatttcaaaattgtacCCTTATATCTTGTTGAATTTTGAAcgaatttatattgttatttgAATTCAACTCGGatgtaaatatattaaaagcTTATGTTTCATTTTAGATTTAATTCAAACTACCTTTTGTTGTTAAACTTTGATTATTTATCTTAACTATGTTTATTTGATGTTAATGTGTTAGGcacaaaaagaataattttggaAAACCTTGGGGtcaaaatgtaataaaaaaaattcaaattcctaaGGTTATGACACTTGCAAAAACAGCTACACGATAAATGTACCTATTTTTCAAATAACCTAGATTATTCTGTCTTATTTTTAACCTCCATACACTTGTGTTAGTAGGTGTTATGTATATcgtgttttaaaatattttgtgaaccaataaaaatatttaaaaattaaaaataagttacatttaatatatgctatataaaaataaaattaatttaccaCACCTTATTGAGTGTATTAAAAACATTCACTGATATTACCTTACTATAGGGTTGTGCAATGGTTTGGTTAGACTGAACTGATTGAACGAAACCAATTGAACTGGTCGGTTCAGTTAATTGTATAGGAATTATTAGTTTGGTTAGTAAATTAAGGGAAATCGGTTATC
This window harbors:
- the LOC127790576 gene encoding mitochondrial arginine transporter BAC2-like is translated as MGFWQEFVAGGLGGMAGIITGYPLDTLRMLRQYKRLSTPTSALAILRRVVATDGPLALYRGMSAPLASVTFQNAVAFQNYAVLSRVFDSKVAASDPPSFKGVALGGIGTGAIQSLMLTPVELLKIRLQLSTTNHRGPASLARTIFRTEGFRGLYRGLTVTVLRDAPAHGVYFWTYEYAREKLHPGCRKSGQESFHTMLVAGGLAGVASWICCYPLDVIKTRIQADPQPRYRGIVDCFRRSVEEEGFGVMWRGLGTAVARAFVVNGAIFTAYETALRFF